The Curtobacterium herbarum genome contains the following window.
ACCTCCCGCGCCGGCTCGGAGCCCGCGACGATCCCGGCGCCGGCCCACGCGCGGACCGTGCCGTCCTCGTCGATCTGCGCGCTCCGGAGCGCGAGCATCCACTCGCCGTCCCCGGAGGCGCCCAACCAGCCGACGGGACCGGCGTACCGTCCGCGGTCCACGCCCTCCAGCTCGGCGACGAGCCGGACCGCGACGTCCGTCGGGGTCCCGGCGACCGCGGCGGTCGGGTGCAGTGCGTCGGCGACGTCGAGCGCGGTCACGCCGGCGGGCAGGACGGCCTCGACGTCACTGGCCAGGTGCCACACGTTCGGCAGCTGCAGACGGAACGGCTCGGGGTCGACCCGGAGGTCCGCGGCGATCGGCCGCAGCGACGCGACCAGGCTCGAGATCGCGAAGGCGTGCTCCTCCAGGTCCTTCGTGCTCGCGGCGAGGGTCTCGGCGGCGACCCGGTCGCTCTCGGCGTCCGTCCCCCGGGCGGCACTGCCGGCGAGCACCCGAGCGGTCAGGGTGCGCCCCTCCGTCCGGGCGAGCGTCTCCGGGGTCGCCCCGATGAGCCCGTCGACGGCGAAGGTGACGCAGGTCGGGTAGGCGGCGGCCAGGTCGAGGAGCACCGCACGGCGGTCGGCGCCGGGCGGCAGGGTCCCGACCAGGTCGCGGGCCAGGACGACCTTCTGCGCACGACCGGCCGTGATGGCGGTGACCGCGGCGGCGACCGAGGCCGCGTAGGCGTCCTCGTCGACCGCGCCGGGCTGCAGCGCGACGGAGACGTGCGGGCCGACGCGGGGGACCGGCACCGAGGTGCTCGTGAAGGGCAGGGGAGCAGGGGTGTCGGTGGTGTCGATCGCGGTGATCCACGCCCGACCCCGACGGCGACCGACCACGACGCGCGGCACGATGAGGACGCTCGTGGCGGCGGAGTCGTCGGCGAACGCGAAGGTGCCGAACGCCACCAGACCGCTGCCACGGAGCCGGACCGGGTCGTCGACGACGGCGGCCGCGACGATCTCCCGCCAGAGCGCCGAGGCGTCGCGCATCCGGGTCGGGCCGGAGAACGTGAAGCGCATGGCCTCGCCGATCCCGACGATCCCGTCGCCGCCCCGCACGAAGGCCATCGGGTGTCCGGCGAGGGTGTGGCGGAGCACGGCTCCCGGGTCGTCGAGGATCCGGGTCGACACCGTGAGGGGCTGGACCGCTGTGGTGGAACGGGTCACGGACCGATGCTACGCGTCGGGGCGCGCCCGGGGATGCCGCGCGCCTGCACGCCTACCGGGAAGCGTCCGGCCGCGGCCTCTAGGATGACCGGGTGAGCAGAGCGGACATGCAGAAGCGGCCGGACGAAGTGGCGGCCATGTTCGACGACGTCGCAGCGAAGTACGACCTGACCAACGACATCCTGTCGGCGGGCAACGCACCGCTGTGGCGCGTCGCGACGGTGAAGGCCGTCGACCCCCAGCCGGGCGAGCGTGTGCTCGACCTCGCTGCCGGCACCGGGACCAGTTCCGCTGCCCTGGCGAAGAAGGGTGCCGAGGTCACCGCCCTCGACCTGTCGTCGGGCATGATCGCGGTCGGTCGCGAACGCCACCCCGAGATCACCTTCGTCGAGGGGGACGCCGAGCACCTGCCCTTCGACGACGAGTCGTTCGACGCGGTCACGATCTCGTTCGGGCTGCGCAACGTCAACGACCCGATGCAGGCCCTGACCGAGATGCTGCGGGTGCTCAGGCCCGGCGGCCGCCTGGTCATCTGCGAGTTCTCCACCCCGCCGCTCGCCGCGCTGCGGTTCGGCTACACCACGTACCTCAAGCGGGTCCTGCCCGGCATCGCGAAGCTCTCGAGCAGCAACCCGGCGGCCTACCGCTACCTGGCCGAGTCGATCGAGGCGTGGCCGGACCAGCAGGTCCTCAGCCAGTGGCTCCGCGGCGTCGGCTTCACGATGGTCGCGCACCGCAACCTCACCGCCGGCATCGTCGCGCTGCACCGTGGCCGCAAGCCGGTCGAGGGCAGCGTGCGCGAGTCCGCCGCCCGCCGTGCCAAGGCGCGTCGCGAGCACCAGCCCACGGGCGAGCAGCCCCGCGTGGAGCCCGAGGCCTAGGCCTGCGGCCCAGGTCCCCACCGCCACCCCGCGCGTCCACCGCCACCCGCGAGTACGGAGCAGCAGTTGAACCCGAGTGTCCCGGTCGCCCGACGCGCACCGAGTCTCCGAGCGTCCCTGGGCATCGGTGAGCGGCTGTTCGCCACCCCGGCGGACCGTCGTTTCATCGCCGCCGTCGACGACGGGCTCGAGCACGTCGAGCAGGGGCTCGAGGACGCCATGCGCTCCGCCGACACCCTGGCCGACACCACCAGCCGCTACCTGCTCTCGGCGGGCGGCAAGCGGATCCGTCCGACCCTGACGCTGCTCATCGCGCAGCTCGGCGACGGCGTGACCGACCACGTGGTGAAGGCCGCGGTCAGCGTCGAGATGACCCACCTGGCGTCGCTGTACCACGACGACGTGATGGACGAGGCACCCGTCCGCCGCGGTGTCCCGGCCGCGCACGTCACCTACGGCAACAACATCGCGATCCTCACCGGGGACCTGCTCTTCGCCCGTGCGTCGCTCATCACCGCGGACCTCGGGCCCGAGGGCATCCGGATGCAGGCCGAGACCTTCCAGCGCCTGTGCATGGGGCAGCTCCACGAGACCACCGGCCCGCAGCCCGACGACGACCCGGTCGAGCACTACATCCAGGTGCTCAGCGACAAGACCGGTTCCCTGATCGCGACCGCCGCCCGCGCCGGCGTGCTGTTCTCCGGGGCCGATCGCTCGCTGCTCGAGGCCGTCGGCACGTTCGGCGAGAAGGTCGGCGTCGCCTTCCAGCTCGTCGACGACGTGATCGACCTGGCGCCGGCGAAGGACAAGACCGGCAAGATCGCCGGCAACGACCTCCGCGCCGGCGTCGACACGCTGCCCCTGCTGCAGCTGCGCCGTCGTGCGGCCACCGACCAGGGCGCCGCGGCCCTCCTCGCCCGCATCGAGCAGCACGTCCGCGACGCCCCCGACGACGCCGTCCACTCGGACGCGTACCAGAGCGCCGTCACCGAGCTCCGCGAGCACGAGGCCACCCGGGCGACCCGGGCCCTCGCCGCGAGCTGGGCCGACGAAGCGGTCGCCGCCCTGGCACCCCTGCCGGACGGCACCGTGAAACGCGCCCTCACCCGGTTCGCGGAGACGGTCGTCGACCGCAGCCGCTGACCTGAACGAAACTGGAGACCGATCAGTGCCCACCCTCCGACTCGCCATCGTCGGCGCCGGTCCGGCCGGCATCTACGCCGCGGACATCCTCCTGCGGGAGGCGCGCGGCTTCGACGTCTCGATCGACCTGTTCGAGCAGCTCCCGGCCCCCTACGGCCTGGTGCGCTACGGCGTCGCGCCGGACCACCCCCGCATCAAGGGCATCGTCAACGCCCTCCGTGACGTCCTGGACCGCGGCGACATCCGGATCTTCGGCAACGTCCGCTTCGGCGAGGACATCACGCTCGAGGACCTGAAGCGCCACTACAACGCCGTCGTCTTCTCGACCGGCGCGATCAAGGACGCCGACCTCGACATCCCCGGCATCGACCTCGACGGCTCGTACGGTGCCGCCGACTTCGTCAGCTGGTTCGACGGGCACCCCGACGTCCCGCGCACCTGGCCGCTGACCGCCGAGAGCGTCGCCGTGATCGGCAACGGCAACGTCGCACTCGACGTGTCCCGCATCCTCGCGAAGCACGCCGACGACCTGCTGTCGACCGAGATCCCGGCCAACGTCTACGAGGGCCTCAAGGCCTCGCCCGTCACCGACGTGCACGTGTTCGGCCGCCGCGGTCCGGCGCAGGTGAAGTTCACGCCGCTGGAGCTCCGTGAACTCGGCGAGCTCCGTGACGTCGACATGGTGGTGTACGACGAGGACTTCGACCACGACGAGGCCTCGAAGCTCGCGATCGCCACGAACAAGCAGGTCACCGTCATCGACCGGGTCCTGCAGCAGTGGCGGAAGCGCGAGGTCGGCACGGCCAGCCGTCGCCTGCACCTGCACTTCTACGCCAAGCCGCTCGAACTGCTCGGCAACGACGACGGCACGCTCCGCGCCATCCGGTACGAGCGCACCCGTCCCGACGGCCAGGGTGGCGTCGAGGGCACGGGGGAGATCCGCGAGGTCCCGATCCAGGCCCTCTACCGCGCGGTCGGGTACGTCGGCTCACCCCTGCCGGGCGTCCCGTTCGACGAGCGCTACGGCGTCATCCCGAACCACGAGGGCCAGGTGCTGGACGCCGACGGCAACCGGATGCCCGGCGTCTACGCGACCGGGTGGATCAAGCGCGGCCCGGTCGGACTGATCGGGCACACGAAGTCGGACGCGATGGAGACCGTGCAGCACGTGGTCACCGACCAGGGCACGTGGTGGAGCCCGGAGGACCCGTCCGAAGCGGCGATCCCGGCACTGCTCCGCGAGCGCGGTGTCGACTTCACCGACCTCGACGGCTGGCACGCCCTCGACCAGCACGAGATCGCACTCGGCGAGCCCCAGGGCCGGGCACGGGTCAAGGTCGTGCCCCGCGACGAGATGATCGACGTCTCGCTGCGCGGCTCCCGCGCCGACTCGCAGGCCTGACCGGCTCGCGAGTCCGACCATGACGACGCAGCGCCCGGTACCCCGGCTCGGGGTGCCGGGCGCCGCTTCGTCCGGGCGGCTCGTCGGGGTCGACGTGGCCCGCTCACTCGCGCTCTTCGGCATGGTGGCCGCCCACGTCGGCGACGTCGCCGAGGACGTCGACTGGGCCGATCCGACGAGCTTCGGCGCCGTCGTGAACGGCCGGTCCGCCGCGCTCTTCGCGGTGCTCGCGGGGGTGTCGATCGGGCTCGTCAGCGGCCGCGACCGCCCACCGGGTCCGCCGGAGATCGGTCGGGTCCGAGCCCGTCTGGCGCTCC
Protein-coding sequences here:
- a CDS encoding isochorismate synthase, whose product is MTRSTTAVQPLTVSTRILDDPGAVLRHTLAGHPMAFVRGGDGIVGIGEAMRFTFSGPTRMRDASALWREIVAAAVVDDPVRLRGSGLVAFGTFAFADDSAATSVLIVPRVVVGRRRGRAWITAIDTTDTPAPLPFTSTSVPVPRVGPHVSVALQPGAVDEDAYAASVAAAVTAITAGRAQKVVLARDLVGTLPPGADRRAVLLDLAAAYPTCVTFAVDGLIGATPETLARTEGRTLTARVLAGSAARGTDAESDRVAAETLAASTKDLEEHAFAISSLVASLRPIAADLRVDPEPFRLQLPNVWHLASDVEAVLPAGVTALDVADALHPTAAVAGTPTDVAVRLVAELEGVDRGRYAGPVGWLGASGDGEWMLALRSAQIDEDGTVRAWAGAGIVAGSEPAREVAETRLKFRPIVDALA
- a CDS encoding FAD-dependent oxidoreductase, which gives rise to MPTLRLAIVGAGPAGIYAADILLREARGFDVSIDLFEQLPAPYGLVRYGVAPDHPRIKGIVNALRDVLDRGDIRIFGNVRFGEDITLEDLKRHYNAVVFSTGAIKDADLDIPGIDLDGSYGAADFVSWFDGHPDVPRTWPLTAESVAVIGNGNVALDVSRILAKHADDLLSTEIPANVYEGLKASPVTDVHVFGRRGPAQVKFTPLELRELGELRDVDMVVYDEDFDHDEASKLAIATNKQVTVIDRVLQQWRKREVGTASRRLHLHFYAKPLELLGNDDGTLRAIRYERTRPDGQGGVEGTGEIREVPIQALYRAVGYVGSPLPGVPFDERYGVIPNHEGQVLDADGNRMPGVYATGWIKRGPVGLIGHTKSDAMETVQHVVTDQGTWWSPEDPSEAAIPALLRERGVDFTDLDGWHALDQHEIALGEPQGRARVKVVPRDEMIDVSLRGSRADSQA
- a CDS encoding polyprenyl synthetase family protein codes for the protein MNPSVPVARRAPSLRASLGIGERLFATPADRRFIAAVDDGLEHVEQGLEDAMRSADTLADTTSRYLLSAGGKRIRPTLTLLIAQLGDGVTDHVVKAAVSVEMTHLASLYHDDVMDEAPVRRGVPAAHVTYGNNIAILTGDLLFARASLITADLGPEGIRMQAETFQRLCMGQLHETTGPQPDDDPVEHYIQVLSDKTGSLIATAARAGVLFSGADRSLLEAVGTFGEKVGVAFQLVDDVIDLAPAKDKTGKIAGNDLRAGVDTLPLLQLRRRAATDQGAAALLARIEQHVRDAPDDAVHSDAYQSAVTELREHEATRATRALAASWADEAVAALAPLPDGTVKRALTRFAETVVDRSR
- a CDS encoding demethylmenaquinone methyltransferase: MSRADMQKRPDEVAAMFDDVAAKYDLTNDILSAGNAPLWRVATVKAVDPQPGERVLDLAAGTGTSSAALAKKGAEVTALDLSSGMIAVGRERHPEITFVEGDAEHLPFDDESFDAVTISFGLRNVNDPMQALTEMLRVLRPGGRLVICEFSTPPLAALRFGYTTYLKRVLPGIAKLSSSNPAAYRYLAESIEAWPDQQVLSQWLRGVGFTMVAHRNLTAGIVALHRGRKPVEGSVRESAARRAKARREHQPTGEQPRVEPEA